The Salinirubellus salinus genome segment CTTAATACCGGCGCACGAAGTGTAACACGACAGATGGCACCACTCCTCGATGTCGACGGGCTCACCAAACGGTTCGGTGCGCTCGTCGCCAACGACGGCGTCTCCCTCTCGGTGGCCGACGGCGAGGTCAGAGGCATCATCGGCCCCAACGGGAGCGGGAAGTCGACGTTCTTCAACACGCTCACCGGGTTCTACCGCTCCGACGGCGGCACCGTCACCTTCGACGGCACCGACATCAGCGGCTGGAAACCCTACCGCATCGCCCAGCAGGGGCTCGCGCGTACGTTCCAGATCGTCTCCCCGTTCGAGGACCTCACCGTCCGCGAGAACCTGCTCGCGGTCCACACCCCCGGCCTGCGCGTCACCAAGGAGAAGGGGAAGCGGGCCGACGAGGTCCTCGAGTTCCTCGAGATCGACCACATCGCGGACAACGAGGCGTCCGAGATGAGCGGCGGGCAGCAGAAGTTGCTCGAGCTCGCACGGGTGCTGATGCTCGACCCGAAGTGCATCCTGCTGGACGAGCCGACCGCGGGCGTCAACCCCGCGCTCCAGGACCGCATCCTCGACCGGCTGGAGGAGATGAACGAGCGCGGGACCACCTTCGTCATCGTCGAGCACGACATGTCCCTCATCCAGCGGTTCGCCGACAGCGTCACCGTGTTCGACCAGGGCCAGGTCATCGCCGAGGGCGACTTCGACGAGGTGACCCGCGAGACCCGGGTCCGGGAGGCGTACCTCGGGACGGACGCCGACGCCGAGACCACGGAGGACCTCCTCACATGACCGCGAGCGAGTCGTCCGAGTCGGTCGACCGGCCCGAACCCGACCGCCTGGTCGCCGAGAACGTCGTCACGGGGTACGGCAGCTCCGAGATACTCCACGGCGTCTCGGTGCGGAGTCACGACGGCGTCACCTGCATCTTCGGCCCCAACGGGAGCGGGAAGTCGACGCTCATCAAGGCGCTCAACGGCATCGTCCCCATCTGGGAGGGGTCCGTCCAGTACGGCGACACCGACCTGACGGAGTACAACGCGAACCAGGTCGTCGAGAGCGGCATCATCACCCTCCCGCAGGACGGCGGGCTGTTCCCGAACCTCACCGTCCGGGAGAACCTCGAGATGGGTGGCTACACGGTCTCCGACAAGACCGCCGTCGACGACCGTATCGAGGCGTCGCTGACCGCGTTCCCGGCGCTCCGCGACAAGCTCCAGAGCAGGGCGAAGTCGCTGTCCGGCGGCCAGCAGATGATGCTCAGTTTCGCCCGGGCGATGGTCTCCGACTCCGACGTCTACCTGCTCGACGAGCCGAGCGCGGGACTCGCCCCGGCGCTCGTCGACAACGTCATCGACCAGGTGCGGACGCTCGTCGACCACGGCGCACAGATCATGCTCGTCGAGCAGAACGTCAGGGCCGCGCTCCGCATCGCGGACCACGTCTACATCCTCGCGCAGGGGGAGAAGCATTTCGACGGCCCACCGTCGGAGCTGAGTGAGGAGGACGAGCTCATTGAGCTGTACCTCGGGCTCGGGTAGCTACCGTCGAGCGGTCGCACAGAGGGTGGCGGGGGCCGCCTCCCCGCTCCGGGCCGCGTCCCACAGGGTCCTCGTCGGCTCGTCACCGAGGAGGGGCACGACGAGCTCGTCGAACTTCTCCCGGAGCTCCGGCTCCCGCCACGGACGCTCGGCCCCACCGCGGGCGTGTTCGACCTCGGCGGTGCGCTCGCTGCCGTCGGTGAACCGGACGGTGACCCGGCTGCTGCGTGTGTCCGGGAGCCGCGCCGCGATGTCGTCGGCGACGACGACCTCGACGCGCTCGGCGAGGTCGAACGTCTCCTCGGAGAGCGACTCGTCGGCGAACGACTCCCGTCCGGAGGTACCGTGCAGGAGTCGGGTGGCGACGGCGTACGGCACGGAGAACTTCGCCTGCAGCGCGTTCGTCGGGCGAGTGGGTGTGAGTCCGGCGGCCGTCGGGTAGGTCTCGACCAACACCGACGCGACGGCCTCGGGGTCGATGGGAGCATCGGCAGTCAGGTCGTCGAGCGCGTCGAGTGTCGGATGGGTGTACCGGCAGGCGGCGTGGCGCTTGAAGTAGCCGCCGAGCACGTCCCACCGCTCGCCGAGCCCGTCGGCGAGTTCGGCGCTGTCGAACCCCTCACCCGTGGTGCGCGCGAGGTGGCGGGCGACGCCGTCGTCGAGTCCGGTGAACCCGGCCCGCGCGAGGTCGACCGCGAGTACGCCGTCGAGGTTCGCCTTCCCCGCGTAGCTGTTCCGGACGGTCGCCCCCTCGGTGGCGGTGGCCATCAGCGTCTGCTGGGCGCTGTTCGCGGCGATGCGCATGGCCGTGAGCGTCGTCTCGGCGTCACAGCCACGGAGTCGGGCGACGCCGGCGGCCGCACCGACCGCACCCCAGATGCCGTGTGGGTGGTAGCCGTCGGCCAGTGGGTAGCTGGCGCGAGCGACGCGGGCACAGACCTCGTAGCCGGCGACGAACGCCGCCACGAACTCGTCGGCGCTCGCATCGCGGGTCTCCCCGACGGCCAGCACCGCGGGGAGGACGTGGATGGCCGGGTGGCCGGCGGCGTACTTGTGGCCCTCGTCGAGTTCGAGTACGGTCCCCCCGGTTCCGTTGACGAGCGCGGCGAACCGAGGTTCGAGTCGGTGGGCCGTCCCGAGCACCGTCGCTTCACCGGGGGTCTCCGCGGCGAACCGGTCGGCCAGCGCGGCCGTGTCGGGGTCGGTCGACCCACCCACGATGGCCCCGACGGTGTCCGCGAGGACCAGTCCGACGTGGTCCCGGACCGCGGACGGGAGGTCGGCCGCCTCGAGGTCGGCCGCGAACGCCGCCGCCGTGCGCTCGTACTCGCTCATGCTGGCTCACCGCCCGCTGTGGGACGAAGTCGCATATCGGCACTAGGTGGAGCCAGTGTCGACTTAGCTGTTACCCGTGACTGGGCAGCCGCGAGCGGTGCGCTATCGTCGGAAACACCTTGTACCCGGTCTGCCTGCATCCGGGCAGATGCGACCCGAGGAAGCCGGCCGATGACCACCGTCGGAATCGCCCTCGCCCTGCTGTTCGCGGCGCTGATGGGGACCGCGAGTATCTTCTCCCGCCGCGGGCTCGAGCACGCCCGGCCCGCGTTCCTGCTGCTGACGTCGCTCACGGTCGCGGCCCCCGTGTTCCTCGCGCTGGCGGTGGTCACGACCGACGTGGCGGCTGCAGACCCCGGCCTCGTGGCGCTCGTGGCGCTCAGCGGCGTCGTTGGGAGCGTCCTCGCCCGCGGGCTCTACTTCCTCTCCATCGAGGTCGTCGGTCCGGGGAAGGCACTGTCGCTGGTGGCGGTCTCGCCGCTGTTCGTCGCCGTGCTCTCCGCGCTGTTCCTCGGTGAACCGGTCACGCTCGCGGTCGCGGGCGGGACCGGCGTCATCGTCCTCGGGGTCGCGGGGCTCTCGCGAGACTCGCGGGCGGAGGTCGAACGCCGGAACCGCTCGCCGCTCGTCCTCCTGACACCCGTTGGGGCGGCGCTGCTCATCGCCGTCGCGGTCGTCATCCGGAAAGCGGCGCTCAACGGCGGTATCGACCCCATACTCGCGGGTGCCGTCAACATGAGCGCGGCGTGGCTGGTCGTCGCGCCGGTCGTCGTCGGCCGGTGGCACGCCGACCTCCTGACCATCGACCGACGAGGCCTCCGGCAGTTCACGATCGCCAGCGTCCTCATGGCGCTCGGCTTCGTCTGCTACTTCGTCGGGCTCCAGCGGACGCCGGCGAGCGTCTTCTTCCCACTCGTCCAGACACAGCCCGTGTTCGCCGTGGGCCTCTCGGCGCTGTTCCTCGGCGGCCTCGAACTCGTCTCCAGACGGTCGGCCCTCGCGGCGGTCGTCATCGTCGTCGGTGCGGTACTCGTGACGCTCGGGTAGCCGCCACGTACCAGCCCGTGGCTCGCTGGGCCGCACGAAATTATAAATATCACCGGGGTCAACCGGATATCACCGGTATGCATGAGTAAAGATAGCAACCCCCGAATCGGGAGTCGTCGGACCTACCTGAAAGCGATCGGTGTCGGCGTCACTGCGGGCCTTGCCGGGTGTACGAGCAACGACGGCAACGACGGGAACGGTGGAACGGACGGGAACGGTGACTCCGGTGGAGATGGCGGCGACGGTGGTGGCGGCACGGCGACCGGCACCCCCGGTGGGAACACGGTCGAAGAGGTCGTCATCGGCGCGAACCACCCGTTGAGCGGGTTCCTCGGTGCGGCCGGGCAGGCGATGACGAACGCGGGCAAACTCGCGACGATGCACGTCAACGAGGAGGGCGGCATCGAGTCGCTCGGCGGTGCCCAACTCACGTTCGTCAGCCGCGACAACAAGGGGACACAGGAGGAGGGTGGCCCCGTCGAACAACAGCTCATCGAGGAGGACGGCGCGCACGTCGTCACGGGCTGTTACTCCTCACCGGTGACGCTCGCGGCCACACAGGTCGCCGAACGGGCCGGCGTCCCCCACATCATCGACGTCTCTGTCGCGAACAGCATCCTGCAGGGGCGTGGGCTGAACTACGCCTACCGCATCCAGACGCCGGCCAGCGGGATGGCGGGTGACTACGCACGGTTCATGCCGGAACTCGCGCGGGCAAACGACGTCACGATGGACACCGCCTCGATCGTCTACCTCGACAACGCGTTCGGGCAGTCCATCCGCGACACGCTCATGTCGGCGCTCCCGGAGCAGAACGTCGAGGTCCTCGAGGACTCGGCGTACACGTTCGGGCAGGAGTCGATGGACACGGAGGCGACCCGCGTGAAGCAGGCGGACGCCGACGCGTTCATCTTCGTCGGCTACGGTGGCGGCGGTATCCGGATGATGCAGTCGCTGCAGAACGTCGACTACCGCCCGCCGCTGCTCACGGGCACGTCGACGCCGACGTTCACCGACAACGACATCATCAAGCAGATCGGGAAGTTCGCGAACGGTGGGTTCGGGAACAACTACCAGTTCGACTTCAACAAGGAGCAGACGAACAAGATTTTCGCCGACTACCGCCGCGAGTTCGGGCGTGAACTCGGCGTCACGCACGCCGCGATGACCTACTCGGTGGTGAAGGTGGTACAGGCGGCGCTGGAGGAGGCGGGCTCGGCCGACCCCGAGGACATCAACGAGACGCTGAAGACCATCACCGTCGAGGACCACCCGGCCGCGATGCCGCCGATCGAGTTCCAGGAGAACGGTGAGAACGCGAACGCGCTCTCGCCGATGTTCCAGGTCCAGAACCTCGAGGGACTCGTCGTCTGGCCGGAGCGGTACGCGCAGAGCGAGGCACAGTTCTGACCCGGCACGAGAACAATCTTTAACAACCCGTTCACCCACCTTCGCACATGCTCATCCCCCTCATTATCGACGACATCGTCAGTGCCGTCAGCGAGTTCGCTGGCGACGTCGTCTCGCTCGACCCAGTACTGTTGCAACTCACCATCTTCGCGCTCCTGCTCGGCGGGGTGTTCGCGCTGGCCGCACTCGGCCTGACGATGATATTCGGCGTGATGGACGTCGTGAACTTCGCCCACGGCATGCTCATCGTGGCCGGGATGTACACCGTCTACTTCGTCACGACGACGGTCGGCATCAATCCGCTCGCGGCCCTGCCCATCGCGGTGGTCGCACTGTTCGCGCTGGGCGTCGTCATCAGCGTCACGGCCATCGAACCCATCATCGAGGCGCCCGAGGAGAACCAGTTCATCGTCACGCTCGGCATCTCGTTCATCCTGCTCGCGGCCGTGCAGATCTTCTTCACACCGGACCCACGGTCCATCGTGATGGACCTCGGCCGCTACCAGCTGTTCGGCGCCCAGATTCCGAAGGGGCAGGCGTACGCCCTGGCCATCGCGATCGTCGCCATGGCCGCGCTGTGGGTGTTCCTCCAGCGGACGGAGCTGGGGACGGCCATCCGCGCGACCGCAGACAACCGCGAGGGTGCCTGGTACGTCGGCATCGACGTGCCGAACATCGACCACATCACGGTCGGCATCGGGAGCGCGCTGGCCGGGCTGGCGGGCGCGGCTATCGTCATCTTCTCGCCGTTCGACCCGTTCATCGGCGAGAGCTACCTCGTGAAGGCGTTCGTCATCGTCGTGCTCGGCGGGCTCGGCTCGCTGCCCGGCGCGTTCGTCGGCGGGCTCATCGTCGGTGCGATTCAGGTGTTCGGCGGGTTCTACCTGCCGGGGACGACCAACGAGATCGTCATCTTCCTGCTGTTCGTCCTCCTGCTGTACCTGAAGCCGACCGGCCTGTTCGGCGAGCGGAGGGCCTGAGATGGCGGACAGCACCTCCACCGAGACCGACGTCGGCGGGGTTCTGACCCGCCTCGACGAGCACGAGTACAGCGCCTACATCAAGGCGGTGCTCGGGTTCGGCCTACTCGCGGCGCTCCCGTACCTCATCGAGATCGAGATGGCGGGACTCAGTCTCGGTAGCGTCCTCACGCTGAAGATCCTCATCGTCACGCTCGTGTTCGCGTTCTCGAGTCAGGCGTGGAACCTCATCTCCGGGTTCACCGGCTACTTCTCCTTCGGCCACGCTGCGTTCTTCGGCATCGGCGCGTACGCCACCCAGAAGCTCGCTATCGACTTCGGCATCAACCCGTGGTTCGGGATGCTCGTCGGCGGCGGCGTCGCCGTGTTGCTCGCGCTGCTCATCGGCTTCCTGAACTTCCGGTACGAGCTCAAGGGCCACTACTTCGCGCTGGCGACGTTCGCGTTCGCCATGCTGATGGGTGTCGTCGTCCGGAACACGAAGGAACTCGGCGGCGCCATCGGCTACTACCGGCCGTTCCCCCGCGACTACGGCGCGGAGTACGGGCTGGCCGCGTTCCAGTTCCAGAGCGACCTGCCGTACTACTACGTCATCTTCGGGTTCCTCGTCATCGTGACGGCCGTCGCGTACGCGCTGAAGGAGTCACAGCTCGGGCTGTACCTGTTCGCCATCCGTGAGAACGAGGACGCCGCCGCCAGCGTCGGCATCCCCACGTTCCGCTACAAGATGCTCGCCATCAGCCTCTCGGCGTTCTTCACGGCGTGGGCGGGCGCGTTCTGGAGCATGTACTTCGAGATCATCCGTCCGGAGACGGTGTTCGGCCTCTCGAAGAACGTCGAGGTGCTGCTGCCGGCGGTCGTCGGGGGTCTCGGTACCATCCCTGGCGCCATCATCGGCGCGCTCTTCGTGTTCCCGCTCGCGGAGTTCTTCCGCGCGAACGTCGACCAGATCATCGGCCTCGACGACGTGGTCTACGGTGTCGCACTCGTACTCATCGCGCTCGTGTTGCCGAACGGCCTCATCTCGATCCGCAAGCGCATCAGGGAGTGGCGGGACTGAGATGCACGTCGACCTCTCCAATCGGACGGCCATCGTCACGGGTGCGAGTTCGGGCATCGGTCGTGGTATCGCGCTCGCGCTCGCCGACGCGGGTGCCCGGGTCGTCGTCGCGGACCTCGAGGAGACGCCACCCAGCGACGCCGACCGGACGACCGCCGAACGTGTCGACGACCTGGGCGGGACGGCCGCGTTCGTCGAGTGCGACGTGACCGACGACGACGCCGTCGCCGCGCTGGTCGACGCGACCGTCGAACGGTTCGGCGGCCTCGACATCCTCGTCAACAACGCCGGCATCTCGCACGCGGGGACGGTCGAGGAGACCACGCCCGAGGAGTGGCACCGCGTGCTGGACGTGAACCTCACGGGCGTCTACCACGGTGCCCGGCACGCGATGCCGTACCTGAAAGAGAGCGACGCGCCGCGCATCGTCAACGTCGCGTCCCAGCTCGCGTTCGTCGCCCAGCCGGAGAAGCCGGCGTACCTCGCGTCGAAGGGGGGCGTCGTCTCGCTCACCCGGTCGCTAGCGGTCGACTACGCCGACGTGCCGGTGCTCGTCAACGCGGTCTGCCCGGGCGTCGTCGAGACCGAACTGACGAGAGACTCGCTCGCCGACCCGGAGCGTCGAGCCGAGTTCGAGCGACAGACCCTGCTCCCGTATCTCGGCCAACCCGAGGACGTCGGCGCGATGGCGGCGTTCCTCGCCTCGGACCACGCGCGGTTCGTCACCGGTCAGAGCTTCGTCGTCGACGGCGGCTACACCGCCCAGTGATCACGGCCTGAGCGTGGCTCCCACGGCTCGGACCTGACTGTCACGCACGCCGAGCAGCGCGTCCAGCGCCCCGGGTGCCTGCTCGGGGCCGAGCCGCGACGCGAGCAGGCGGTCGAACTTCGCGACGAGCCTGGCCTCCCCGGGGAAGTTCCGGTAGTCGCCGGGAGCGTCGATGCACTCGCTCTCGACGGTCCTGCCGTCGGTGTGGGTCACCTCGACCCGCGCGCTCCAGTGCTCGGGGAACAGCTCCTCGTACTGCTCGTCGTGGTGGAGCTGGACGCGCTCGGCGAGCGCCCGGGTCTCGGAGTCCTCGAGTGCGTCGCCGGTGAAGTCGTCGAGCCAGAGGTCACGGCCCCCGACGGCGAGGTAACGGCCGAGGACGTAGGGGATCGAGAACTTCGCGCTCGTCATCGTCGTGTAGTCGGTGTAATCGAGGTCGCAGGCGTTGCGGTAGGCGTACACGTCGACGGACTCGACGTCGTCGACCCGCACGTCGTCGACGACTCGTTCGAGCGCCCCGAGCGGCGCGTGGGTGTACCGGCACGACGGCGTGAACTTGTAGTAGTTCTCCAGTATCGTCCACTCGTCCCCGAGGGCGGCGAAGGACTCGTCGAACGCCTCACCCTTCATCTCCCGGAGAGGGTCGTACACCTCGGTCATTGCCGACCGGGACCCGTCGAGTCCGGCCACCGCCGCGAGCGCGGCGTTGACGCCGGCCTGTGCGGAGAATCCCGCGGTGAAGTTCCGGGCGGGCGTGCCCTCCTCGTAGGGGTCGTGCATCGAGACGACCGCGAGGTTCGCCCCGAGCCGGAAGGCCTCGGCGACGGTCTCCTCGTCGGCCCCCATCGCGATGGCCCCCGCCACGGCCGGGCCGATTGTCGTCCACGTCGAGTGGGGGTCACGGAGGAGCCACGGCAGTGCCTCGTTCATCCGGTCTTTCATCAGGAAGATGGCGTTCTCGATACGGGTGCACAGCTCGTACGCCCTCACGACGCCCTCGAGGAACGCCTCGCCGTCGGCGTCGTGGGCTTCGGCGAGCGCGAACCCGCCGACGACGATGCTCGCGCCGACGTGCCCGCCGGTGTTGTGGCCCTCC includes the following:
- a CDS encoding ABC transporter ATP-binding protein; this encodes MTASESSESVDRPEPDRLVAENVVTGYGSSEILHGVSVRSHDGVTCIFGPNGSGKSTLIKALNGIVPIWEGSVQYGDTDLTEYNANQVVESGIITLPQDGGLFPNLTVRENLEMGGYTVSDKTAVDDRIEASLTAFPALRDKLQSRAKSLSGGQQMMLSFARAMVSDSDVYLLDEPSAGLAPALVDNVIDQVRTLVDHGAQIMLVEQNVRAALRIADHVYILAQGEKHFDGPPSELSEEDELIELYLGLG
- a CDS encoding DMT family transporter, whose amino-acid sequence is MTTVGIALALLFAALMGTASIFSRRGLEHARPAFLLLTSLTVAAPVFLALAVVTTDVAAADPGLVALVALSGVVGSVLARGLYFLSIEVVGPGKALSLVAVSPLFVAVLSALFLGEPVTLAVAGGTGVIVLGVAGLSRDSRAEVERRNRSPLVLLTPVGAALLIAVAVVIRKAALNGGIDPILAGAVNMSAAWLVVAPVVVGRWHADLLTIDRRGLRQFTIASVLMALGFVCYFVGLQRTPASVFFPLVQTQPVFAVGLSALFLGGLELVSRRSALAAVVIVVGAVLVTLG
- a CDS encoding MmgE/PrpD family protein, translated to MSEYERTAAAFAADLEAADLPSAVRDHVGLVLADTVGAIVGGSTDPDTAALADRFAAETPGEATVLGTAHRLEPRFAALVNGTGGTVLELDEGHKYAAGHPAIHVLPAVLAVGETRDASADEFVAAFVAGYEVCARVARASYPLADGYHPHGIWGAVGAAAGVARLRGCDAETTLTAMRIAANSAQQTLMATATEGATVRNSYAGKANLDGVLAVDLARAGFTGLDDGVARHLARTTGEGFDSAELADGLGERWDVLGGYFKRHAACRYTHPTLDALDDLTADAPIDPEAVASVLVETYPTAAGLTPTRPTNALQAKFSVPYAVATRLLHGTSGRESFADESLSEETFDLAERVEVVVADDIAARLPDTRSSRVTVRFTDGSERTAEVEHARGGAERPWREPELREKFDELVVPLLGDEPTRTLWDAARSGEAAPATLCATARR
- a CDS encoding MmgE/PrpD family protein, with product MGSEDRAWIEDAVAFLSAPVPDEAMTRGTHVVADVLSAAVAGVDTDANERVATGMSLPPGDASVVGTTRTTDPGSAALLNATAAITPEVEEGHNTGGHVGASIVVGGFALAEAHDADGEAFLEGVVRAYELCTRIENAIFLMKDRMNEALPWLLRDPHSTWTTIGPAVAGAIAMGADEETVAEAFRLGANLAVVSMHDPYEEGTPARNFTAGFSAQAGVNAALAAVAGLDGSRSAMTEVYDPLREMKGEAFDESFAALGDEWTILENYYKFTPSCRYTHAPLGALERVVDDVRVDDVESVDVYAYRNACDLDYTDYTTMTSAKFSIPYVLGRYLAVGGRDLWLDDFTGDALEDSETRALAERVQLHHDEQYEELFPEHWSARVEVTHTDGRTVESECIDAPGDYRNFPGEARLVAKFDRLLASRLGPEQAPGALDALLGVRDSQVRAVGATLRP
- a CDS encoding branched-chain amino acid ABC transporter permease, which produces MADSTSTETDVGGVLTRLDEHEYSAYIKAVLGFGLLAALPYLIEIEMAGLSLGSVLTLKILIVTLVFAFSSQAWNLISGFTGYFSFGHAAFFGIGAYATQKLAIDFGINPWFGMLVGGGVAVLLALLIGFLNFRYELKGHYFALATFAFAMLMGVVVRNTKELGGAIGYYRPFPRDYGAEYGLAAFQFQSDLPYYYVIFGFLVIVTAVAYALKESQLGLYLFAIRENEDAAASVGIPTFRYKMLAISLSAFFTAWAGAFWSMYFEIIRPETVFGLSKNVEVLLPAVVGGLGTIPGAIIGALFVFPLAEFFRANVDQIIGLDDVVYGVALVLIALVLPNGLISIRKRIREWRD
- a CDS encoding ABC transporter ATP-binding protein, which gives rise to MAPLLDVDGLTKRFGALVANDGVSLSVADGEVRGIIGPNGSGKSTFFNTLTGFYRSDGGTVTFDGTDISGWKPYRIAQQGLARTFQIVSPFEDLTVRENLLAVHTPGLRVTKEKGKRADEVLEFLEIDHIADNEASEMSGGQQKLLELARVLMLDPKCILLDEPTAGVNPALQDRILDRLEEMNERGTTFVIVEHDMSLIQRFADSVTVFDQGQVIAEGDFDEVTRETRVREAYLGTDADAETTEDLLT
- a CDS encoding branched-chain amino acid ABC transporter permease, which gives rise to MLIPLIIDDIVSAVSEFAGDVVSLDPVLLQLTIFALLLGGVFALAALGLTMIFGVMDVVNFAHGMLIVAGMYTVYFVTTTVGINPLAALPIAVVALFALGVVISVTAIEPIIEAPEENQFIVTLGISFILLAAVQIFFTPDPRSIVMDLGRYQLFGAQIPKGQAYALAIAIVAMAALWVFLQRTELGTAIRATADNREGAWYVGIDVPNIDHITVGIGSALAGLAGAAIVIFSPFDPFIGESYLVKAFVIVVLGGLGSLPGAFVGGLIVGAIQVFGGFYLPGTTNEIVIFLLFVLLLYLKPTGLFGERRA
- a CDS encoding SDR family NAD(P)-dependent oxidoreductase, coding for MHVDLSNRTAIVTGASSGIGRGIALALADAGARVVVADLEETPPSDADRTTAERVDDLGGTAAFVECDVTDDDAVAALVDATVERFGGLDILVNNAGISHAGTVEETTPEEWHRVLDVNLTGVYHGARHAMPYLKESDAPRIVNVASQLAFVAQPEKPAYLASKGGVVSLTRSLAVDYADVPVLVNAVCPGVVETELTRDSLADPERRAEFERQTLLPYLGQPEDVGAMAAFLASDHARFVTGQSFVVDGGYTAQ
- a CDS encoding ABC transporter substrate-binding protein, with product MSKDSNPRIGSRRTYLKAIGVGVTAGLAGCTSNDGNDGNGGTDGNGDSGGDGGDGGGGTATGTPGGNTVEEVVIGANHPLSGFLGAAGQAMTNAGKLATMHVNEEGGIESLGGAQLTFVSRDNKGTQEEGGPVEQQLIEEDGAHVVTGCYSSPVTLAATQVAERAGVPHIIDVSVANSILQGRGLNYAYRIQTPASGMAGDYARFMPELARANDVTMDTASIVYLDNAFGQSIRDTLMSALPEQNVEVLEDSAYTFGQESMDTEATRVKQADADAFIFVGYGGGGIRMMQSLQNVDYRPPLLTGTSTPTFTDNDIIKQIGKFANGGFGNNYQFDFNKEQTNKIFADYRREFGRELGVTHAAMTYSVVKVVQAALEEAGSADPEDINETLKTITVEDHPAAMPPIEFQENGENANALSPMFQVQNLEGLVVWPERYAQSEAQF